The genomic region ATAGCCGTGAACAAAGCTCTGTCATTGTTTTGGCCATTACGAGCCTTCCCATTATCGCCCAAGCATTCGGCCAAAGCGCCGCTGAAACGGTAATGGATGAATTAGAAAAAGAATTACGTGATCATTTAAACGCAGGCAGCTTACTATACCGTATCCACCGTGATCAATTTGGCTTGATCGTTCCAGAATGCGATACATCTTGCGCCAAGAAAAAGATAGAGGCTCTCGGCGAGGTTGTACGAGACTATTGTACCAAATCTTCCGTTGGTTCGGTCCATACAAGCAGCTTGTGCGGCCATACCAGCTTTAACAGTAACGACGCCGATGCAGGAGTGATTATTGATCGCGCCTTCACTGACCTTAACCGTCACCCAGGCATGCTCTATGCGGCGCTGACGCAAGAGCCAGAAGATAGCATGATGGCACGCCAGCAAATGGGACTCGCCAACTATCTCGCAAAAGCAATGCGCGAAGATAGATTACGCCTCGCCTATCAGCCTATTATTGATTCTAAAACAGGCGAAGTCGCGCATTACGAGGCCCTCTTACGCCTTGTCGATGATCGTGGTCGTATCAGCTCTGCCGGTGCTTTGATTCCGATTGCAGAACGCATGGGACTTATCAATATCGTGGATCGCAAAGTCCTCGAAATGGTCGTCAAAGAGCTCGAAAACTATCCAGACGTGCATCTCGCCTTTAACGTGTCTAACCTCACGACTGAGAACCCAGATTGGCTCGCACATATCCAGTCACTCTTACGTGACCGCCCCGATATCGCAGCACGCCTTACCGTAGAAATTACCGAAACAGCCGCCCAACGCGACCTTCGCCGCACGGCTTATTTTGTTGCCATGGTGCAAGATCTTGGCTGCCTCGTTTCGCTCGATGATTTTGGCTCTGGCTATACTAGCTTCCGTCAACTCAAGACTCTTTCCGTCGATACGGTCAAAATTGATGGTGAATTCATTCGCGACCTGACCGATAACCCGGATAACCGTTTCTTCGTCAAAACCTTGCTCGAATTTACCGAACTATTCGGCCTTAAATCCGTCGCAGAATATGTCGAAACCGGCGAGTCCGCCAAACTGCTCATGGAACTCGGCGTTGACTACCTGCAAGGTTACTATTTCGGCAAGCCGGAAAACCAACGCAGCTGGCTGCATGATGGCGAATATAAAGCGAGCTAATCGCCGCCGGCTCAAACTCAGAAAAATACTTAACTTACCCGCCTAGATTGTATTTAGTGGCCTTAGAGTATCTAAGTTAGATACTTTGGGGCTTAACAACCTCTTATCAAGCGGTTGTGTGACAGCAATCGTTAACTACAGTGTCTCCTCGTTCCTAGGGTCGGGGTGGTGGCGTTATGTCATAGGTTTCGACTGAAGACGTCGCGGCCATCCTTGTATGGTTTTTTGAACACCCCGGCTACCAGTGGGACTATCCCTGCTGGCAGCCGCTCGCTTAAAGTCGGGAGGATCGGGGAATAAAAGACCATGGTTAGGCACTAAGGGAATACTCGTTCAAATCTGCAAGGATAAGGCAAGCCCTCCCGGCACCTGCGGGTGCCATCCACACTAGCGTCATTGCGAGCGAAG from Rickettsiales bacterium harbors:
- a CDS encoding GGDEF domain-containing phosphodiesterase, yielding MTQELGPNTTDAVTDTALQNWQAMSPGIEHDIAQLALTSADTVLYQWDITQGNLTFSHNIGDVLPYPHSLPRHIDDWQQMIDPRDLQNWQETIQIWQTEGGTFDLRYRIGVDEDAVWVKHSALHQKGQNILVGAIAFNCTPPKQEADTLSTIKPALGNAEMELGKSLNAGEFISRLQHYQEQFANSREQSSVIVLAITSLPIIAQAFGQSAAETVMDELEKELRDHLNAGSLLYRIHRDQFGLIVPECDTSCAKKKIEALGEVVRDYCTKSSVGSVHTSSLCGHTSFNSNDADAGVIIDRAFTDLNRHPGMLYAALTQEPEDSMMARQQMGLANYLAKAMREDRLRLAYQPIIDSKTGEVAHYEALLRLVDDRGRISSAGALIPIAERMGLINIVDRKVLEMVVKELENYPDVHLAFNVSNLTTENPDWLAHIQSLLRDRPDIAARLTVEITETAAQRDLRRTAYFVAMVQDLGCLVSLDDFGSGYTSFRQLKTLSVDTVKIDGEFIRDLTDNPDNRFFVKTLLEFTELFGLKSVAEYVETGESAKLLMELGVDYLQGYYFGKPENQRSWLHDGEYKAS